The window TGTATCTTTTAACATTATACACAACCATGGttaacagtatatttttttttaatttacgactCTGGATTTTGGCATTGCGTTGTCTGAAAAAACTAAGAAATTACCGACTCTCTCGTGGCGGTTTTAATTTTCACATATATCTCACTCAAAGATGTGACCTTTCTAATTCTACGTAACATTTCTCCAAAAATCTATTTTTCCGCTAACTTACGCTAATCTTGTGCTGACGTGGCATATTCCGCGAGATAAACTCGATTGGCCCGCGTGTTTGATAATTTCTTAACATTAAACTATTCTACTTAacctaaaattacaattaagtCGCTTCCGTCATAAGCTGAACCGAGTGACTCACATTGAAGGGGGCTAAACAATAAACCGCTCACGTACCGCGAAAATAAAGTGCATACCACCAAAACAAAGGAGATGCGTTCCGTTTCCCGCGTTTTGTTTGACAGTTAGTTTTGGCGGGAAACAGAACGGTGACAGATTAAAAAGTAATCTCGTTCCGTTTCACGTAAGTTATGGCCGTTGGCGGAACGTTTGGAAATAGAATTTGGTGGAATTTTTAGAGTTATATCCATTCTTTGTGCGCGCAGCTGCAGGCGGGCTCAGGGGCGGGCCTCTGGCCTCACACTAGGAGACTCGGAGCGAGCCACTCGTCCTCCCCGATCTGGGAAATGATAAATAGTTTATGTaacactagttgacccgacagacgttgtcccgtcttaactatgtatgcacgcgcgcattctgtcgatcgctgacagttatttcaaaccactgacagttatataaaattaatatcgtcgttatattttcgtatattttctaatattccgcgcattttttaaaaatttttctttcataagaaccttctcctgacaataacaaacacaacacaaatgaaatagtgaaatcggtccagccgtccacgcgtgatggcgtgtgggaaatagggattaatttttatatatatagattttcagAATGTTGACGACATCATTGCCTCTTACAGTTAGCACATAGCGTAGTTTTTTGCCGGTATTATGAATGAATCTCCCGAAAAGAAAAGCATACGTACAGGTTGCACCTGAAAATGCTGCACAGGATAGTGCAGCACCTTGAGGTGGTTGGGACATAGCAGCGACCCCCTACACCCCCCACTCCGCCAACGCCGCCGCTCAAGGCCCATGGGATCTGGACGCCGCCCATGCTATAGGTAAAAGAAAGAATTAGAATTTTTGGGTTAAATGTAGGTAAAAAGATTACAtttcttttacaaaattttgcatTTCTTCAGTAAATTAATTCTCACGTCTAAACTAAAGGCTCATTTAAACAAAGGttaacccccttattcgtagacgttatttattaaaGGACGTAGCATTGCTgggataacaagtctgtttctcagctttgtttatctgacaaccaactagatttaagttgtatctcaatattagccaatcacaacggccctatgtctacgcactacgaaggctgccatgccgtcagaactgagaaacagacttgttatcacagcaatgctctgtctttagataaataacgtctatgattAAGGGGGTAAGTACTCACCCCATATATTGCTGTTGATACCCCGCGAACTGTCCAGCGTACGTGTACCCCTGGACGCCCTGCACGCCTTGCAGGAACCCGCCGATCTGCTGCGGGTAGGTGTTGTACCAATAGGAAGTGGGGGGTACCCCACCAGCGGTGTACGCGGCACCGAATGGACTGTACGCGGTGCCTCCGAGCTAAAagaaaagtattgtttagtgttTTATCACGATGAGATAGTTTTGGTGAGACAAAACATTAGCTATTGAATATAGCATAATATCGAAGTCATACAATCTAAAAATCAGATTTTTAGGGAACTCATaaaagataatgatttcttatgtttacgcaaatgttggCATTGAAGACGAGTTTACCGTTCGCTTAATGGCAAGTGTttcgatccataaacagtagaaacatccaacacattgaattacaaagtattgttcggtattccactgcgctcgtctgagacatgagatgttaagtcttatgtccagtagctacactggctacaatgttttaaaCAGTCGATCTTATGTGACAGTTCTGCGCTACCCAAGCACAAAAACCTTCATTATACATTCCATTATccatacataattatgttttaccaTTCATAACTTCATATCAAACGGAATAATTAATTGTACGAATGGATCTGTTAAATTAATgatgttaataattaattgaattaattttgttgattcGTACTAAttgaatgtatttaattattgaagcGTTGATGAAATAGTGatggtataaatttaaattctcatattaaattatagcttttgcttgcggcttcgcgcgcgtgtaggagttttccgggataaaagtcccgctatatattttcccggatagaaagtagcctataaccttcccagggtcttaaaccatctccataccgaatttcataaaaatccgttcagtagattttgagaaaatcgataacatacgtagtggtcacgtggcggactgaggtgttggttatccgaaaagaagttacaatatctacctacattttacaattatatatgtttttatatatttttttgtttatttactccttaaggaaaAGGCAAAGATTCTCAGCCATACACCCTAGTCTGTCTTTTCTTTTATACGtcttctttattacaatttaaaggcCGGAGCCatgtctgtaatatttttttttattttactgttgacggtccgatctacgcagaatgagctcacagtgtcttgaagtctgtccggtcttttgggttccgattgaattaaatgtagaactagATCTCAGACTTATGCAAGCTTCCAACAATCTCCtccattgaaattaggatgatttttaattttaatagtctCGCGAATCATTCTAGataggaatcggtgttctttggcaagaaTTTGTGGTTTGTCTAATCTTCGAAaggtcaggagaaaataatgatgtaaaaaccgcgatcaaatccgcaaattagttttattttaatatctaacattcgcgtagtAAACATAATCATTACTCTGTGTCGGGTATTGCTAAGGTCTCTCACCCGTCCCCGAGCCTGGGGCGTTGTTGGGATCTCCTGACTCTTTACCCCAGGAGCATTTGACGGGCTGTCCGTTCACGTCGGTGTTATGGACTGCAACGATGGCGTGGGTAGCGCTCTCCTTTGTTGAAAATCTGTGggattaaatataacataaggtcgatatatgtactatgtactagattttgCGTTCCGAATATctgtgttcaattgaattgaactaCAATCCAgtcaaactgactagtatggtcaatattgacagcttgtggtcgtgtacggagtggcgcgcATGATATAAGAAACTCGAATCTTAATttaaacttggatgtgaataaaaaatattagtcaaataagtaaaattatttgttgttgtgagtaaataggttataatagtgacgttttggtcgccatttcagttcagattttgaacaaatagtttatatggacgttcgtctATAGACTATACATCAATATACAAGGGTCATTTTGgcggttaataaatgaaactatactCGTTATGTCTGCTAATACTGTGTTTAAatcgtctatgaataatgaataattaccaaaaatctcatttttgcttttctgattttttgtttgttttgtattacgAATATCCGTGTTCGAATGCATTTCTatctgaaagtgtgatgtcgctgcgacgaattgtcttagagtagtagtagtggcattagtgcgtaaaattaaaaattactttttattaatatctattgtgttcgaaacttactctttttaattttacatctacggctcaagtaacttattgcagTGTTATTTCcgagtagataagtatgtggtttcatttagtaacgcgatgtcaaaatgaccctgtatataaccCGTGGACGGACAAATAAATCTGTACTTATAATTGTCCCATCGCAGACGTGTAGCGCTgtacttgtattatatattgcattTATCAAATgggacaatttttttattgctttgatagacgagacgagcttgccaatCGCCTGATatgcgatacgatccataaacagtagaaacacctcctttaattacaaagtatttggtattccactgcgctcgtctgagacatgagatgttaattattatgtccagtagttacactggctacaatgtccttcaaacccaCAACAGTACCtacttggcagaaatagacattacggtggtacctacccaggctctcacatatgagacacaaTACAATCTTTCAAATTCATCCGTGGTGccttataactagcttatctagtagTAAACGTCCCTATttttgaggttaaaacgcctcctcagatcatgattttgtcacccgtaTTGTTAtgaagggaagtggacaattaatatttccaactcctccctatttgattaatttcgttgcgggataatgacatattagttttccctgagactcggcgatcttcactgctcggtgtcatacaatttcactgctgatcctggctcacaggagttgtagtggtgggtgtgagggcggaaaAGTCTCATATGAGACTCAACAGTACAATAAACCTCGTTTTCTTTCTTACCTGATAAAAGCATATCCCTTATCTTTGAACACCCGTATCTCCTGGATGGTGCCGAACGGCTGGAACGTCTTCTGCATCAGCTCTTCAGTGAGGCCGGTGGTGAGACCTCCGCAGTACACCGTGCAGTTGGTCGGCGAGCTCTGGTTGTACACCTCATCGAATGTGAGCGGTTTGGAGTTCACTGGAAACGTCGGgatttttaatactattagtTGGTTTATGGTGAcatgattttatagtcgttttggaaccgaatACTTTAAGTTTTGTATCaaaaacagattttgaaaaataccaaacattaaaaatgtttacgaaTAAATGAACTAGTGGTAATACATTATCAAACTCGACTTCTCTTGAACTCAATTAATTCACTATTTCTTTtctacaaattgttttatgtaaccACATGTTTTAAAACGACTATGAAATCACGGAGTATagcatatcatcatcatcagccccaGGATATCCACAATGAACATCCCCGAAAGATTTCCAGATATATACCATataagcttttgctcgcggcttcgcccacgtaaaGAAGTTTTTCAGAATCAAcctcccgctatatattttcccgggatacaaAAATAGCCCATAATCTTCCTAGGGTCTACTATCTCTctacgaaacttcataaaaattcgttcagtagattttgagaaaatcactattttggtcatagtggctttcACATCAAAggtatatgctgtcgcggacttttatttagaactatttaagacaaacaatcctacggtacataatttttgtctaactccaacggtttaggcagcgtacgccatgATAGCAATTATTTTTCGACTCACTCGatatgtatctttatattatgacgaaattccataaaatcattataaattgtagcctatgtgttattctgatgtatgaccaatattactgtaaagtttcaacaatatccgttcagtagttatttcgtgaaagaggaacaaacatacatacacccatcctcacaaactttcgcatttataatataagtaggatacaagtaaataaataaacagaaaacgttttcaatatttttgtcgCATTATACTTTTTACAATGCATACAATACAGATTATAATAGTTAAGCAGGTAGATcgacctattttttttaattttaaggtaCTTCGTCGACACGTGGCAAGTAAATAcaagatataaaaagaaaaataaacgtaGCATCACGGGTTTCCTTTTCAGTGCTAGGCAGAGTGTGTAACACGTTTTTTTTGCTTCTTGAATGACGAtcagcttgcctttcgcctgatggtaagcgatacgatccataaacaatagaaacaccaactttaattacaaagtattgtttggtattctgtccttgccatcttgagacatgagatgttaattattatgtccattgtccagtagttaacaggctacaatgtttttcaatagCGTGTGTAATGTTTCTTgttagtggcgatagcctagttgggtgtggaacggactgccaagacgaatgtccgcaggttcaaatcccaagggcacacacctctgactattctaaaaaatcctgctttaacggtgaaggaaaacatcgtgaggaaacctgcacatctgagaggttctttataggaatttcgaaggtgtgtggagtctatcaatccgcactacagcgtggtggactaaggcctaattcctctcagtagtagaggaggcccgtgctcagcagtgggcaagtatacaatacagggctaatattattatattattataatgttcttcaaacctacaacagtgattacataTTGCTTGACGGCAATAACAcgttgcagtggtacctacccagccgaactcacatatgagacattTCAGTAATCGTATTACTTAATACGTATTTTTCCTGACCCATTTCCCAATACTCATCGCATATTAATGTAAAACGGAGTGTTTAGCGCAACGCGCCGAAACGCGGAAACTACGAGTGTACATCGGAAATTACTGGTATATCTACTGAGTTGTTACTACCAAGCGGTATACTGCAGTATTTGAACCAACGCATGTTATTCATTATGAAACTATatatcatttcagccgggaatcgtttactactggacataggcctcccctaatgagggaccggttctgggccggcCTCATCGGACTCCGACGACCCTGATCAGGTCGCcgaactataatattatagaataaactCCCCTTTTTccgtctatctgtatgttatcgattttctcaaaatctactgaagggatttttatgaaatttggtatggagatagtttaagatcctggtgaggttatatgctactttttatcccgggaaatatagcgggacttaCATCCCGGAAACCTTATTCAAGCGGGCGAAGCCGATTGAGCCGATGAGGAAAAACAAGATTAAAATATGTGGATTTAATGCTCTATGCCATTGACGGAGCAATTTTCTCGTCGTACacgtaattttttgaaaataaattgccCGGTCTCTATAAACGTAATTGCAAGGCAAATTCTCGTTCGCATTGACAGGCAAGATTAGATCGGCCTAAACGATAATCATATACGAGATTTTttcataatcgttgatgtttcATCCTCTCCCACTGAcggtcctgagccgaggttcataACTAGtaagtgggttgccctcaggcAGTCCCGGATCTTCAATTTATTGGAGGgtaaaatctggataatgcagGCCCCGAccaactatatttttaactttgtcatcatcatcatttcgcgccgcGCGGGTAATAaatgtgtgtaatgttctggatgtctcagtaatcaaagttgcgttaattatgAGTTGTGTATAAGTTtgccaagtttggatttgccCTCTGAAATCGTCGCCCGGAACATGGGCATCGGCTTGACCCCCATAGATCCGCGCCTGCACCCAGGTCGCTTAATttccaagggttgcgagcgcctacaTCACTCACCCAAAAATTCGGTGTATTTGTATAAACCGGTTCTGCCATAAACAAACGTAGACAGGTAAAAAAGAGAATTGTTTgacagattttaatataatttgtacaataattataaaatgttggtagattttttactttgacttttcggatgacgaCCTCAGTCCTCCTTGTTACCAAGGgtgtagtcttcgaaacattgggagaaaattataatttaaaaaccgcgataaaatccgaaaaccaTTTTTCGATGTCTAACtcgcgtaagcataagaaatcacGATACTCGCAAGTACACgtcccttattctgtatgatagtgtaaacgcgtaacgcggccgtgtcatgttatcttcgagaaatgtgcgtggaatggtattctgtaagccaaatttctatagtcctaaacatgatgcgttgtgttacgtgcttgttacgcactaaaattaacgtgcgggatagagaataaggcctctggacgtaataagacttaacttttcatgtctcaggatgacgagcgcagtggaataccaaacactttgtaattcaaggtgttggtgtttctactgtttatggatcgtatcgcttaccatcaggcgaacggcaagctcgcgtCATCATTCCAAGcaaagaaaaacttaatattgcAATACGCTGAAATTtcgctttatattataattttaaatataaacgttcCTTATTACTCATAGAGTTCAATTTACAGTATATATTTACATCCCTACAAAGCCAACGAACACCTCGCGGACAttccattccaaattcaaattcaaacagTATTTACGTAAACAATTTTGACAGTTCTCTGGACAGGCGCAaatgaaacgaaaataaaacAGAGCTGGTTGTATCTGCTCTTTGTGATTCCAACTCCCTTTGATCTCTGAAAGCGTCAAAGGCAaccagtaattaataatttatgccGTGTAATGAATTTGTTAACATTTCTATACAATTAGAAATGCAAACTTTGCAATTTAAAAGGTTATTATTGATCAAAGAGGTATTGTTTCGAATGAaggatctctcgtcagtagattATTTGGACGTCTTACTATCAGTGGAGTTGTGTTGCAGTGGCGAAGtccatatactgtcccattgctgcacgggcctcctctactactgagagattaggccttagtccaccacgctgtagtgcggattggtggacttctcATACCCTCAAATCCTAGAGAACTTCTGAGgaatgcagatttcctcacgatgttttccttcaccgttaaagcaagcgataattcacaaatacacataactttagataagtcagaggtgtgtttgggttgtgaacctgcggacattcgtctcggcagtccgttccacaaccaactaggctatcgcagcttatACCTGATTAATAGGGTTGAATTAGttctattattttacattacctaACACCtgattgtattgtaatattttaaataaaaaatttaaacactgtataataataatatcagccatgtattatatacttgcccactgctgagcacgggcctcttctactactgagagggaataggccttagtccaccacgctgtagtgcggattggtagactccacacaccttcgaaattcctatagagaacttctcagatgtgcaggttttccacatgatgttttccttcaccgttaaagcatgattttttagaatagtcagaggtgtgtttgggatttgaacctgcagacattcgtcttggcagtccgttccacacccaactaggctatcgccgctttaagtactgtattttgtatttaatatttcatacgaCTTaacagggcacatagctcgcagaactgatggccgatggggcaagaaggttctggaatggagaccacgaactggcaagcgcagcagacgtccacccacgaagacagatgacctcataaaagtagcaggaggtcgctggatgcgggcttacaataggtcgaactaaatctttgggagaggtgatcagcagtggacatccttcgattgatgatgatgatgacacgacttaaaattattttgtattttaaatacatgctGATAGTATTTTAACGGCGTAAAGGaagacgccactgtagaggaacaaatggttgcgttcctctatggaaggggaagattcccagtcaggcagatgttgtgACCGGTcgcggttcctattcggaggtagTATATActgcgtcgcgcaaattgtgcaatcGCAATCCAGGATCGTTTatcgccatcttgcgtgattgctatgcgataaatcattacagttgtgtcaataccacataggtctACTCGTAGTTCCATTGATGTTGATGAGATGGCGGTAtatatactaattgtaccgccacaataatttgtaatttgtattttaattaaagctaaGTATGTATTTAGCTCAAATCTGGCGGTAATTTC is drawn from Manduca sexta isolate Smith_Timp_Sample1 unplaced genomic scaffold, JHU_Msex_v1.0 HiC_scaffold_217, whole genome shotgun sequence and contains these coding sequences:
- the LOC119191972 gene encoding LOW QUALITY PROTEIN: nucleolysin TIA-1-like (The sequence of the model RefSeq protein was modified relative to this genomic sequence to represent the inferred CDS: inserted 2 bases in 1 codon; deleted 1 base in 1 codon) — its product is MNGQWLGSRSIRTNWATRKPPAPKNELNSKPLTFDEVYNQSSPTNCTVYCGGLTTGLTEELMQKTFQPFGTIQEIRVFKDKGYAFIRFSTKESATHAIVAVHNTDVNGQPVKCSWGKESGDPNNAPGSGKLGGTAYSPFGAAYTAGGVPPTSYWYNTYPQQIGGFLQGVQGVQGYTYAGQFAGYQQQYMGMGGVQIPWALSGGVGGVGGVGGXAAMSQPPQVLHYPVQHFQVQPIGEDEWLAPSLLV